The DNA window CTGGACCTCAAGAATTTTACGAATCTCCAGCAATTCGAGTACTGTACCCTTCTCCATAGTAAGCATCCACGCTAAAGGTGCCACAACCGACTCGGAACGCAGTCTACGAACGAAGGTCCCCTCGCCGCTGCGCACTTCAAGCAAGCCCATCAATTCCAAGGCACTGAGAGCTTCTCGAATCGAAGCGCGGCTCACCTTCAGGCGCTCCACCAGATCCCGTTCTGAAGGCAGTCGATCGCCGGGTTTGAGTTCCCCGCGAGCTACCAGTTCACGAATTTGCTCGACGATTTCTTCATAAATTTTTCGTGTCTTAATCGGTTTAAGCTCCAACTTTTACTCTCTCCTTAAGCCCAGCCCTCAATTCCCACTTAAGTTTATCATGAACAACTCCGCATTGACAGCAATATTTTCTGTCAATTAAAACAAATTTCTCAATTCTGAACCTATTATTTAAACTAAAATAAAAACTGCTGGTTTATGCTCCCTACACATTATTACTGGAGTAATAATTCAGGAGCCGTCTCTCAACTCCCGCCAAATGCTCCACCATATACTGACGGGCTTGTTCATCATTTTTCATCTGAATAGCATCCAGGATGAGAACATGTTCCTTATATAAAATTTCCGGTGTAGCATGCTCTTCATAAAGGCGCACCCGACTGGCTTTTAAGGACTGGTGCATTGTATCGGATATAGCATTCATAAGCCTGAGCAAAATCTTATTTTTGCTGGCTCTGGCTACGGCATAATGAAAGCGCAGATCCGCTTCTTCCCCTAGTTGACCGGTTTGTACATCGTCATGCATCGCTTTCAGCGCCCCTTCCAACTCACGCAGATCGTCGGAAGTCGCCCTTTTGGCAGCTAAAGTTACAGTTTGGCCCTCCAGCATTTTGCGAACTTCAAGCAGTTCCAGAATGGTGTCTTTCTCCATGCTCAACACCCATGTTAAAGGTGTCACAACCGAATCTAAATTAATTTTCTTAATATAGGTTCCCTCTCCGCTGCGAATCTCCAAAAGCCCCATCATTTCCAGAGCACTAAGGGCTTCGCGAACAGAAGCACGGCTGACATTAAGGCGCACCGCCAAATCCCGCTCAGATGGCAGGCGATCCCCCGGTTTCAGATCCCCTTTAACCACCAATACCCGTATCTGCTCGATAATTTCCTCATATATTTTCTTCGTTTTGATAGGTTTTAAATCCATGATACCCTCCACTATAGAAAGAGATGGGAAGTAGTTTAACTACTTCCCATTATTGATTCATAATATTTTTAATATAACTTATTTGAAATAAGTTGTCTACTCTATAAATGCTTCAATCTTAATGGAGGAAGGCGGCGGCATCAGCAATAACAGGGATCATGCCGGGCACCACATAAGCTTGCAGACAAATAATAACAATGACAGCTGCCAACATGGCCAGTGAGTGCTTCACTGTAAATTTGAAAAGCTCGGACTCGCGGCCGACTAATGTGGTAGCCGCTGCTGCCACGGCGATGGATTGAGGCGAGATCATTTTGCCTACGACACCACCGGAACTGTTAGCTGCCACAGTGAGTACAGGATTCATGCCCAACTGCTCTGCGGTAACTTGTTGCAGTTTACCAAAGAGGGCATTAGCCGAGGTATCAGAACCGGTAAGGAATACACCTAACCAACCCAATACTGGAGAAAGAACAGGGAAGAAAGCACCGGTGGAAGCAAAGAATAATCCTAAGGTATAGGAAAGGCCGGAGTAGTTAGCCAGGTACGCAAAGCCAAGTACTGCAGAAATATTGATAACAGGATACATCAATTGCTTCAGGGTATCACCGAAGACTTTGACCGCTGTAGACGGTTTGATTCCTAAAATGAAGGTGCTGATAATGGCAGCGATGAGAATGGCCGTACCTCCGGCAGACAGGAAATCCCATTTGAAGATGGCCTCATAGACGGCAGGTTTAGCCACGATGGGAGCTGCTTTATAGATCATGCCGTCAAGACCGGGCCAGCTGAATTTCAGGACAAGGTGCAATTTATCAAGGATGAAAGTTTTAAATGAGGGGGTTCCCCAGATGGTCACCATGACAGTAAGAATAACGAAGGGAGACCATGCTTTGGCAATTTGACCTCCGGTGTATTTCTTAACTTCGGGTTCCTTGGTACCTCTCTCATGAGGGAAACGCCATATGGTTTTAGGCTTCCAGAATTTCAGGAAGACCGTAGTGCACACCAAGGAGAACAAAGAAGAGATGATATCGGGAAGATAGGCACCCAGATAGTTGGCAGACCACCATTGAGCCACGGCGAAAGAAAAGCCAGTAACAAGAATAGCGGGCATTACTTCTTTAGCAGATTTCCAACCAGCCATCAAAACAACAAGGTAGAGAGGAATGATGACGGAGAGGAAAGGAAGCTGGCGACCTACGGCTTGGGAGATAACAAAGTCACCCATGCCGGTGACTGCACCTGCAGTGATGATGGGTGCACCGATGGCACCGAAGGCCACAGGAGCGGTATTGGCAATCAGGCAAAGTCCGGCTGCCTTGATGGGGTCAAAGCCAAGACCGATGAGCAGAGCACCGGTAATAGCTACAGGAGCTCCGAAGCCGGCGGCACCCTCCAGGAAGGCTCCAAAACAGAAAGCGACAATAAGAGCCTGCAGACGACGGTCATCGGAAATGGAAGCGATAGAACTTTTAATAATGTCAAACTGACCGGACACGACCGTCAAATTGTATAAGTAAACTGCGGTAATAACGATCCAGGCAATGGGCCAGAGTCCATAAAGCATACCATATGCCGTAGCAGAAAGGGCCAGAGTCACCGGCATTTTATAAACAAGAATAACGTCCACAATGCTTATAGCAAGGGTAATCAGTCCTGCGACATACCCTTTCATACCTTTTACGGCTAAAGCCCAAAATAAAAATACGATGGGAATTGAAACAGCAAGTGCAGTTAAGCCAAGGCTGCCGCCAAGTGCTGCGTAATCCTGTGTCCATGGCATGAGTTAAATCCACCTTTCAGAATAATTTATGTGCGTTTGTTAATTTGATTTAAATATTCTTATTTTTTATAATGTTCTGTTTAATTCCTCCTATCATAGTATGGTCAGGCCAAGTAGGCCAATTTTAATGGTCGGACCAAGAGTTTTACTTTACTCTGGCCTGACCTCCAGGGGTAATTGTATGTTAAATTCGCATCATTTGCAATAGAAAAGCAACTAAAAGAATAAATTCACTTACTATGTCGAATAGAATTTCAATTTGGAATCTTTTATAAGTTTCCAACTAAAAAGGAAGGAGATGGCTCCCCTTCCTTTCCGACGCTCTTGATTTTAATTATATATAATATTTCCCTTTACGGCCCAGCCGTGATCACCGGGATCATTCCCGGAACCACATAGGCCTGCAGAGTAATCATAATACATATGACGAGCAATAGAATCAGGGAATGCTTGAGGGTAAACCGCAGCAGCTC is part of the Desulfitobacterium chlororespirans DSM 11544 genome and encodes:
- a CDS encoding FadR/GntR family transcriptional regulator, whose translation is MDLKPIKTKKIYEEIIEQIRVLVVKGDLKPGDRLPSERDLAVRLNVSRASVREALSALEMMGLLEIRSGEGTYIKKINLDSVVTPLTWVLSMEKDTILELLEVRKMLEGQTVTLAAKRATSDDLRELEGALKAMHDDVQTGQLGEEADLRFHYAVARASKNKILLRLMNAISDTMHQSLKASRVRLYEEHATPEILYKEHVLILDAIQMKNDEQARQYMVEHLAGVERRLLNYYSSNNV
- a CDS encoding L-lactate permease, with the translated sequence MPWTQDYAALGGSLGLTALAVSIPIVFLFWALAVKGMKGYVAGLITLAISIVDVILVYKMPVTLALSATAYGMLYGLWPIAWIVITAVYLYNLTVVSGQFDIIKSSIASISDDRRLQALIVAFCFGAFLEGAAGFGAPVAITGALLIGLGFDPIKAAGLCLIANTAPVAFGAIGAPIITAGAVTGMGDFVISQAVGRQLPFLSVIIPLYLVVLMAGWKSAKEVMPAILVTGFSFAVAQWWSANYLGAYLPDIISSLFSLVCTTVFLKFWKPKTIWRFPHERGTKEPEVKKYTGGQIAKAWSPFVILTVMVTIWGTPSFKTFILDKLHLVLKFSWPGLDGMIYKAAPIVAKPAVYEAIFKWDFLSAGGTAILIAAIISTFILGIKPSTAVKVFGDTLKQLMYPVINISAVLGFAYLANYSGLSYTLGLFFASTGAFFPVLSPVLGWLGVFLTGSDTSANALFGKLQQVTAEQLGMNPVLTVAANSSGGVVGKMISPQSIAVAAAATTLVGRESELFKFTVKHSLAMLAAVIVIICLQAYVVPGMIPVIADAAAFLH